The following is a genomic window from Citrifermentans bemidjiense Bem.
TCCAAAAGCGCCACCTTCGGGCGCTCCACCCCGAGGGCGCGGGCCACCTCGATGGCGTTGTCTATGATGTCGACGCCCGAAGCCGCCTCGGCGTGGGCAAAGAGCTCGGGATTTATGGCCGGGTCGGTGAGGAAAACAAGCCGCTCCACCCCGGGAAGCTCGAAGATGCTCACGTTGGAAAGCCGCCTGCCGGTCCCGATCCCCTCTTCCTTGGCGAGCGCTGCCTTGATGATGACGGCGGTGTTGAGCCCCCCCTTCATCAGCATGTCCCCCGCACCCGAACGGATCAGTTCCACGCCGATGCGCGCCGCCTCCCGCTCGGACTCCCCCCCCGGCTCCAGATCGACGAACCGGTACTGCCCCGGGAAGAGAAGGTCCCGGCCGCAGCTCTCTTCTATGCAGGCGCGGTTCCCCACCAGGTACGCCTTTTCCAGGATTCCCTCCTCTATCCCCTTGTTCACCGCGCGCAGCGAGGTGGCGTCGGGACAGACGAGGACCAGGCTCTGCCCCTGGACCAGCCGAGCCGCCTCGATCACGCTCTTCATGCCGTGCCCCTTGGTGAGCTGCAGCATGGAGGCCCCTTTGTAGATGACCGCGACCAGCCGGCAGCTTTCGCTCAAAGAGGAGAGCGCATGCGGCAGTTGCGAGTCGAAATAAAGCGAATCCCCCGCCTCCAGGCGGAACACCTCCCCGGCAACCGTCACCTGCAGCTCGCCGCTCAGAAGGAATAAAAATTCCTCCCCGGCATGGCGGCTCACGTCCTCGCTCCCTTGAGCACCGCGATACACCTCCACCACGAAGGGCTCCAGGTGCCTCCCGGCAAAGGCGGAGGCGAGGCTCTCGTAGTGGAGAAAATTTTTCCGGTCCACGCCGACCCGCTCGCCTACGCCGGTCTTCACCGCCTTTTTCCCGATCTGCTCCGCCCCCCCCAAAAGCTCGGAGATGCCGACCCCGAGAAAGGTGGCCAGCCGCAAGAGCTCGGAGATGCCGGGCGAGAGCCGGTCGGCCAGCACCCGGTCCAGCGTGTCCCGATCCCATCCCAGCGCCTCGCGCACGCTCTCCGGTGCTACCCCCCTCGCCTGCAGCACCGCCTGCAGATTACCCCCTATCTTCATGCCGCTCCCCCCGTGTACTCCTTCGCCTGCTCCTCGCCGTTCATCACCCTTAGGGCCGCGGCCAAAAGCGCCTCGATCTCGTGTTCCCCGGGACGCAGGTACAGCGGCGCGATGAAGCGCACCTTGCGCGTCAACTGCTCCACCAGGCTCGCGCTGTAAGCAACCCCGCCGGTCAGGACGATGCCGTCGACCTCCCCGTCGAGCGCCGCCGCCAAGGCGCCGATTTCCTTGGCCACCTGGTAAATCATGGCATCGACCGCCAGCCGGGCCTTGAGATTCCCCTGCGCCGCCATCCGCTCCACCTCGCGCAGGTCGGGAGAACCCAGATAGGAGAAGAGCCCCCCTCTGCGCGCCACGATGGCCTTGAGTTCGTCCGGGGTGTGAATCCCCTCTTCGATGAGCTGCAACACGCCGATCACCGGGAGCCCTCCGCTTCGCTCCGGCGAGAAGGGGCCGTCGCCGTTCAGGCCGTTGTTGACGTCGACCACCCTCCCCTTCCGGTGCGCCCCCGCCGTAATACCGCTCCCCATGTGCACCACGATCAGGTTGACCTCGTCGTAGCCCCGACCGATCTCCTGGGCTACGTCCCGCGCCACGGCTTTTTGATTCAAGGCGTGGAACATGCTCTTGCGCTCGATCCCCTTAAGCCCGGAGAAGCGGGCCAGCGGCCACATCTCGTCTATGACGGGGGGGTCCACCACGAAAGCGGGAACGCCGTGGAGCTCGGCAAATCCCAGCGCCAGTACCCCCCCCAGGTTCGCCGCATGTTCGCCGCTTACCGCGTCGCGCAGATCCCGCACCAGGGCGTCGTTGACGAGATAGATCCCTCCGGGCACCGGCCGCACCAGCCCGCCGCGCCCCACCACGGCATCGAACCCGCATGCTCCGAAACCTTCCTGTTCCAGGTACTGCCGGACGACCTGCATGCGGTAGTCGAACTGGTCCATGACGGAGGCGAAGCAGCCGATCTCCGGGCGCGGATGCTCGATCCCCCCCTTGGTGGTGAGCCCGTCCTGATACACGCCGATTTTAGTGGATGTGGACCCGGGATCGATGGCCAGTATTCTCATGTGAACCTCGATGCTAGACAATCGCTCTACGGCAGATCATGAATTGCAGGTGACTATATCTTTGTAATGATGCTGCAACAGTTGGCATTATATTGCCGTTAGAATCAGATGCGTTCGATTACTATTACATTGTGATTACAAATATTGTTAACAGTTTATTTCCAGCGCGTCTCTGGATATTGCCAACTTTGTTACGCGATGAATTATCGTTTACATTATAAACGTTCAACTTTTATTGAAAAAGCTAAATTTCTCCTCGGACTTTCGATAGGTTCAATCACCGAACACAAAGGTTCTCCGCATCGAGTGCATCTGCTACAGAAACTTACCGCACACAGCAAAAGGGATAGAGCCGTGGCAGTTGACACAGTTAAGGAAACCATACTGTATCTGACTTTCAAGCTGGAACAATCATGTTCCCCATGAACGAAACGAAATAGTTATAGAGGAGACTGCAGCAATGACCTGGTTCTACAAACTGAACGGAGCGCTGCTTTCAAAAGACGATCGTCTCCGAGCAAGGGAGGAAGCTTTTCGAGGAGTTCAAAAAAAGCAGGCAGGAGTATACCCAGGTGCTAGACCGATTGGTTCCGCTGGCGCAGGCTGACAAGGACGCCGAGGCGATGGCGCTTTTAAACGGCGAGGGCAAAAAGGCGGCGCTGGCCGAGCAGGAAGCCGGCCGCCGCAGCCGCGGCGAAGGGGCAGCGCCTGACCCGTTCCAGCACGGTGCGACCGACGGTCGACCTGAAGCTGGAGGATGAGGCTTTCGAGAGCAACTAGGACTTCCCGCCGCTGCCACCAACAAACAACGCGGCAGCATCGATATCCGATGCTGCCGCGTTTTGTCGCCTGGCATACGGCAAGCCCCACTCTCCCCGCAACTGCACAGACCGTCAACTCCCCACAACCGTTTCAATAGTTGCTCTTGCCGGAGAGCTCCTCGATGTCGACCGCGAACACCAGCGTCCTCGCCAGCGAAGCATCCGGGAAGACGAAGTCCCCCGGTGCGTACTGGGCCATGATGATGGCGAGGCCCCGGCGCTTCTCCTCGGGGTCCTCGAGCACGCGTACGGCCCCGTAGCCGACCACGCTTTCGTATTTCATGCTGAAGTCGCACCCTTTTTCAGCCGCCAGCAGCTCATGGCGGGGGACGACGGTGAAGCAGACACGGCTGCCACACTCTAGCAGGTCCTTTTTTCTCCCCTGCATGGCGCAGTGGAAATACATGATCGAGTCACGGTAACCGTAGTTGAGGGTGACCAGGTAAGGCTCTCCACGGTCCACCATCGCCAGATGACAGACGTCGCCCTTTTCCAGCAGTGCAGATACATGCGCTTCATCCAGTTGCCGCTCTCTCCTTCTCATCTCATGCCGCATTGATCCTCCCTCGGGGTGCTCATAGTCCGGGATAAGCCACCGGTAACAAGGCATAAAGCAGGCTTTGGATTATATCTGAATAATGTGGAAAAAACTTCTCAAATTTTTTCTGTATCTGTCGATACTTTATACAGAAAAGAACCACCGGGCTGTCGACCGGCCCCAAGTCCTATAGCATCAATCCCTGAGAGAGGAGAACAACTATGGCAGTCGAGACTATCACGGAGACTACACAGTATCTGACGTTCAAACTGGAGGACGAGCTCTTCGCACTCGACATCGGGAAGGTGCGTGAAGTGCTCGATTTCACCACCATCACCAAGGTGCCCCAGACGCCGGACTACATGCGCGGTGTCATCAACCTGCGCGGCAGCGTGGTGCCGGTAGTGGACCTGCGCTTGAAGTTCGGGATGGTGATGGCGGAGCAGACGGTAAACACCTGCGTCATCATCGTCGAGGTCGAGCTGGAAGGGGAGCGTGTGGTGATGGGCGCCATGGCAGATGCGGTCCAGGAAGTGCTCGATCTCGAGCCGGACCAGATCGAGCCGCCGCCGCGCATCGGCACGAAGCTCAATACCGAGTTCATCAAGGGGATGGGGAAACACAACGACCAGTTCATCATCATCCTGGACATCGACAAGGTGTTCACCTCCAGCGAGCTGGAACTGGCGCGCGAAGTGGAAGGCGCCGCAGCTTAAGCGCCAAACACAGCGTCAGCAACCAAAAGGCAGCCGGGTCATGCACCCAGGCTGCCTTTTTTGCGTCTGCCTGCCTCACTGGTA
Proteins encoded in this region:
- a CDS encoding phosphate acyltransferase — its product is MKIGGNLQAVLQARGVAPESVREALGWDRDTLDRVLADRLSPGISELLRLATFLGVGISELLGGAEQIGKKAVKTGVGERVGVDRKNFLHYESLASAFAGRHLEPFVVEVYRGAQGSEDVSRHAGEEFLFLLSGELQVTVAGEVFRLEAGDSLYFDSQLPHALSSLSESCRLVAVIYKGASMLQLTKGHGMKSVIEAARLVQGQSLVLVCPDATSLRAVNKGIEEGILEKAYLVGNRACIEESCGRDLLFPGQYRFVDLEPGGESEREAARIGVELIRSGAGDMLMKGGLNTAVIIKAALAKEEGIGTGRRLSNVSIFELPGVERLVFLTDPAINPELFAHAEAASGVDIIDNAIEVARALGVERPKVALLEANEVPSAKIPTTLLEQALSKREWEGADVYGPLSYDLALYPEAVAKKGMVGNPVAGRADILVVPHISGGNFLYKSWVFTMGAEVANVVLGASAPIILTSRSDSDLTKFLTICASALYSHFLRGKGKGEKGLC
- the buk gene encoding butyrate kinase; translation: MRILAIDPGSTSTKIGVYQDGLTTKGGIEHPRPEIGCFASVMDQFDYRMQVVRQYLEQEGFGACGFDAVVGRGGLVRPVPGGIYLVNDALVRDLRDAVSGEHAANLGGVLALGFAELHGVPAFVVDPPVIDEMWPLARFSGLKGIERKSMFHALNQKAVARDVAQEIGRGYDEVNLIVVHMGSGITAGAHRKGRVVDVNNGLNGDGPFSPERSGGLPVIGVLQLIEEGIHTPDELKAIVARRGGLFSYLGSPDLREVERMAAQGNLKARLAVDAMIYQVAKEIGALAAALDGEVDGIVLTGGVAYSASLVEQLTRKVRFIAPLYLRPGEHEIEALLAAALRVMNGEEQAKEYTGGAA
- a CDS encoding MCP four helix bundle domain-containing protein; its protein translation is MVSEQGRKLFEEFKKSRQEYTQVLDRLVPLAQADKDAEAMALLNGEGKKAALAEQEAGRRSRGEGAAPDPFQHGATDGRPEAGG
- a CDS encoding pyridoxamine 5'-phosphate oxidase family protein; translation: MRHEMRRRERQLDEAHVSALLEKGDVCHLAMVDRGEPYLVTLNYGYRDSIMYFHCAMQGRKKDLLECGSRVCFTVVPRHELLAAEKGCDFSMKYESVVGYGAVRVLEDPEEKRRGLAIIMAQYAPGDFVFPDASLARTLVFAVDIEELSGKSNY
- a CDS encoding chemotaxis protein CheW, whose protein sequence is MAVETITETTQYLTFKLEDELFALDIGKVREVLDFTTITKVPQTPDYMRGVINLRGSVVPVVDLRLKFGMVMAEQTVNTCVIIVEVELEGERVVMGAMADAVQEVLDLEPDQIEPPPRIGTKLNTEFIKGMGKHNDQFIIILDIDKVFTSSELELAREVEGAAA